In Erpetoichthys calabaricus chromosome 2, fErpCal1.3, whole genome shotgun sequence, a genomic segment contains:
- the fam149b1 gene encoding protein FAM149B1 isoform X1 — protein MISRYNRKPISHSLEIRGLSKSNIEHHPLPEKDNVYLPQNFLHDVKDAVSAYQRESEDSDESSCRTVTAEELANSWSAIQSYTGTGVSTERSSVFSWGYDEFDKAASRQVQQMFEEIDELLYECKPCGQMQSLEEECEQWKSRFPHLRILGTQMVMPTDEGYKWYSTPGSCDSISTTASNSREKSSNELSVLGKKVPFSVSRPNTDNTLSGNDENIVNPNEETGVIEAEGLVEEYLAFDCRDKEEEGAEKRRDYQSQRKWMGFPPVTPFHCMKEAVLDTMFEEVWREVVGCMEELVRRHWEGSVSDDERNAVTIAKKVDYSSPFMLFSALTMVAPQVTQARQLSSTPNPAMQSQQPKSRRKSKKTRKSSTAARAHSLTGSQQHSLNDLIVIQGIPLQQRHLPVPDRIQETEATARPGSSTVSSNKPRPRRPQEQNSSLSRLPQSARRRNPLPRTLHPINSGLTQSGSTVYLDEVVRGTRLATANDRLSSPPMPLSRNNLLPPISTGEPEHSNVQQHSSRQQLKHWGTPSRAHSALTDDMGGLPSKDRLQGFDLLSRPSTTHTFRSDTPYRRSFTVLDSISQTRPGRGSAGTDSISIGVTGVSLGISSSSFIDSFYYHPLGHSPIEDEEENEEQPSPGLQIPVPNRSQTRGGLMLKNSRQGL, from the exons ATGATCTCCAGGTACAACCGAAAGCCCATCTCCCACAGCCTCGAGAT ACGTGGATTATCGAAAAGCAATATTGAACATCACCCATTGCCAGAGAAGGATAATGTTTATCTCCCACAAAATTTCCTGCATGATGTCAAGGACGCTGTTTCTGCTTACCAAAG AGAATCTGAGGACTCCGATGAATCAAGTTGTCGAACGGTTACTGCAGAAGAGTTAGCAAATTCTTGGTCTGCCATTCAGAGCTACACTGGAACTGGAGTTTCCACAGAACGAAGTTCAGTCTTCTCCTGGGGCTATGAT GAATTTGATAAAGCAGCATCAAGGCAGGTGCAGCAAATGTTTGAGGAAATTGATGAACTTCTATATGAGTGTAAACCATGTGGACAAATGCAGAGTCTTGAAGAGGAATGTGAACAGTGGAAATCACGTTTCCCACATCTCAG AATACTGGGTACACAGATGGTGATGCCAACTGATGAGGGTTACAAGTGGTATTCAACGCCAGGGAGTTGTGATTCTATTTCCACTACAGCAAGCAATAGCAGAGAGAAATCTTCCAATGA GCTCAGTGTCCTTGGAAAGAAGGTCCCATTCTCAGTGTCCAGGCCAAATACAGATAACACATTATCTGGGAATGATGAGAACATTGTGAATCCGAATGAGGAGACTGGAGTGATTGAGGCAGAAGGATTGGTAGAGGAGTACTTAGCTTTTGATTGTAGGGATAA AGAGGAAGAGGGAGCAGAAAAGAGACGTGACTATCAGTCTCAAAGAAAATGGATGGGCTTTCCGCCTGTTACACCTTTTCACTGCATGAAGGAAGCGGTGCTGGACACCATGTTTGAGGAGGTGTGGAGGGAAGTTGTTGGCTGCATGGAGGAGCTGGTTCGCCGACACTGGGAGGGATCTGTTTCTG ATGATGAGCGAAATGCAGTGACCATTGCAAAAAAGGTGGATTACTCGAGTCCATTCATGCTGTTCTCTGCCTTGACTATGGTAGCACCACAGGTGACCCAGGCTCGACAGCTATCTTCTACTCCAAATCCCGCAATGCAG AGCCAGCAGCCTAAGTCTCGAAGGAAGTCCAAAAAGACAAGGAAGTCTTCCACT GCTGCTCGAGCACACAGTTTGACTGGAAGCCAACAGCATAGTCTTAATGACTTAATTGTTATCCAGGGAATACCATTACAACAAAGACACCTGCCAGTGCCTGACAGAATACA GGAAACTGAAGCAACTGCCCGTCCTGGTTCAAGCACTGTTTCCTCAAATAAACCCCGTCCAAGGCGCCCACAAGAGCAGAACAGTTCTCTGTCCCGTCTTCCACAGTCTGCAAGGAGGCGCAATCCTCTGCCTCGTACACTGCACCCTATCAACTCTGGCCTGACCCAGTCAGGATCTACTGTCTACCTCGATGAGGTCGTTCGAGGAACACGGCT AGCCACGGCAAATGACCGTCTGTCTTCCCCACCAATGCCTCTGAGCAGAAATAACCTTCTCCCACCGATTAGTACTGGTGAACCAGAACACTCAAATGTACAGCAGCATAGCAGTCGACAGCAACTT AAGCACTGGGGTACTCCAAGTCGTGCACACAGTGCCCTGACTGATGACATGGGAGGTCTCCCTTCAAAAGACCGACTACAAGGGTTCGATTTACTCTCTCGGCCGAGTACAACACACACGTTCAGG TCAGACACTCCATATCGACGCTCTTTCACAGTTTTGGACAGCATAAGCCAAACACGTCCTGGTCGAGGATCTGCTGGTACAG ATTCCATCAGCATTGGAGTCACTGGAGTTAGCCTGGGAATCAGTAGTTCATCTTTCATAGACTCTTTCTACTATCATCCACTGGGACACTCTCCAATTGAAGATGAGGAGGAAAATGAAGAGCAGCCATCTCcag
- the fam149b1 gene encoding protein FAM149B1 isoform X2 codes for MISRYNRKPISHSLEIRGLSKSNIEHHPLPEKDNVYLPQNFLHDVKDAVSAYQRESEDSDESSCRTVTAEELANSWSAIQSYTGTGVSTERSSVFSWGYDEFDKAASRQVQQMFEEIDELLYECKPCGQMQSLEEECEQWKSRFPHLRILGTQMVMPTDEGYKWYSTPGSCDSISTTASNSREKSSNELSVLGKKVPFSVSRPNTDNTLSGNDENIVNPNEETGVIEAEGLVEEYLAFDCRDKEEEGAEKRRDYQSQRKWMGFPPVTPFHCMKEAVLDTMFEEVWREVVGCMEELVRRHWEGSVSDDERNAVTIAKKVDYSSPFMLFSALTMVAPQVTQARQLSSTPNPAMQAARAHSLTGSQQHSLNDLIVIQGIPLQQRHLPVPDRIQETEATARPGSSTVSSNKPRPRRPQEQNSSLSRLPQSARRRNPLPRTLHPINSGLTQSGSTVYLDEVVRGTRLATANDRLSSPPMPLSRNNLLPPISTGEPEHSNVQQHSSRQQLKHWGTPSRAHSALTDDMGGLPSKDRLQGFDLLSRPSTTHTFRSDTPYRRSFTVLDSISQTRPGRGSAGTDSISIGVTGVSLGISSSSFIDSFYYHPLGHSPIEDEEENEEQPSPGLQIPVPNRSQTRGGLMLKNSRQGL; via the exons ATGATCTCCAGGTACAACCGAAAGCCCATCTCCCACAGCCTCGAGAT ACGTGGATTATCGAAAAGCAATATTGAACATCACCCATTGCCAGAGAAGGATAATGTTTATCTCCCACAAAATTTCCTGCATGATGTCAAGGACGCTGTTTCTGCTTACCAAAG AGAATCTGAGGACTCCGATGAATCAAGTTGTCGAACGGTTACTGCAGAAGAGTTAGCAAATTCTTGGTCTGCCATTCAGAGCTACACTGGAACTGGAGTTTCCACAGAACGAAGTTCAGTCTTCTCCTGGGGCTATGAT GAATTTGATAAAGCAGCATCAAGGCAGGTGCAGCAAATGTTTGAGGAAATTGATGAACTTCTATATGAGTGTAAACCATGTGGACAAATGCAGAGTCTTGAAGAGGAATGTGAACAGTGGAAATCACGTTTCCCACATCTCAG AATACTGGGTACACAGATGGTGATGCCAACTGATGAGGGTTACAAGTGGTATTCAACGCCAGGGAGTTGTGATTCTATTTCCACTACAGCAAGCAATAGCAGAGAGAAATCTTCCAATGA GCTCAGTGTCCTTGGAAAGAAGGTCCCATTCTCAGTGTCCAGGCCAAATACAGATAACACATTATCTGGGAATGATGAGAACATTGTGAATCCGAATGAGGAGACTGGAGTGATTGAGGCAGAAGGATTGGTAGAGGAGTACTTAGCTTTTGATTGTAGGGATAA AGAGGAAGAGGGAGCAGAAAAGAGACGTGACTATCAGTCTCAAAGAAAATGGATGGGCTTTCCGCCTGTTACACCTTTTCACTGCATGAAGGAAGCGGTGCTGGACACCATGTTTGAGGAGGTGTGGAGGGAAGTTGTTGGCTGCATGGAGGAGCTGGTTCGCCGACACTGGGAGGGATCTGTTTCTG ATGATGAGCGAAATGCAGTGACCATTGCAAAAAAGGTGGATTACTCGAGTCCATTCATGCTGTTCTCTGCCTTGACTATGGTAGCACCACAGGTGACCCAGGCTCGACAGCTATCTTCTACTCCAAATCCCGCAATGCAG GCTGCTCGAGCACACAGTTTGACTGGAAGCCAACAGCATAGTCTTAATGACTTAATTGTTATCCAGGGAATACCATTACAACAAAGACACCTGCCAGTGCCTGACAGAATACA GGAAACTGAAGCAACTGCCCGTCCTGGTTCAAGCACTGTTTCCTCAAATAAACCCCGTCCAAGGCGCCCACAAGAGCAGAACAGTTCTCTGTCCCGTCTTCCACAGTCTGCAAGGAGGCGCAATCCTCTGCCTCGTACACTGCACCCTATCAACTCTGGCCTGACCCAGTCAGGATCTACTGTCTACCTCGATGAGGTCGTTCGAGGAACACGGCT AGCCACGGCAAATGACCGTCTGTCTTCCCCACCAATGCCTCTGAGCAGAAATAACCTTCTCCCACCGATTAGTACTGGTGAACCAGAACACTCAAATGTACAGCAGCATAGCAGTCGACAGCAACTT AAGCACTGGGGTACTCCAAGTCGTGCACACAGTGCCCTGACTGATGACATGGGAGGTCTCCCTTCAAAAGACCGACTACAAGGGTTCGATTTACTCTCTCGGCCGAGTACAACACACACGTTCAGG TCAGACACTCCATATCGACGCTCTTTCACAGTTTTGGACAGCATAAGCCAAACACGTCCTGGTCGAGGATCTGCTGGTACAG ATTCCATCAGCATTGGAGTCACTGGAGTTAGCCTGGGAATCAGTAGTTCATCTTTCATAGACTCTTTCTACTATCATCCACTGGGACACTCTCCAATTGAAGATGAGGAGGAAAATGAAGAGCAGCCATCTCcag